TCTTCCTCTGACTGTTAAGTGGCTCTTGGGTGGACGATGAGGCCTCAGGCCTCGGTCTTCGCCTCGGTCGCCTCGGCGGCCGGGGTCTCCTCGGCAGCGTCAGCGGCCGGGGTCTCCTCGGTCTTGGCCTCGGTGGCCTCAGCAGCCGGGGTCTCCTCGGCCTTCGCGTCGGCAGCCGGGGTCTCCTCGGTCTTCGCGTCGGCGGCCGGGGTCTCCTCGGTCTTCGCCTCGGTCGCCTCGGCGGCCGGGGTCGCCAGGAGCTCGCGCTCCCACTCGGCCAGCGGCTCCTCGGCGGTGGCGCCCTCGGTGCCCTCGGACTTGCCACCGGAACGGGCGATGAGGCCCTCGGCGACGGCGTCGGCGACCACGCGGGTCAGCAGACCGACGGCGCGGATGGCGTCGTCGTTGCCCGGGATCGGGAAGTCGACCTCGTCGGGGTCGCAGTTGGTGTCGAGGATGCCGACGATCGGGATCCTGAGCTTGCGAGCCTCCTCGACGGCGAGGTGCTCCTTCTTGGTGTCGACGATCCAGACGGCCGACGGGGTGCGACCCATCTCGCGGATACCGCCGAGGGTCTTCTCGAGCTTGTCGCGCTCCCGCTTCATCTGCAGGAG
The sequence above is drawn from the Nocardioides albertanoniae genome and encodes:
- the rpsB gene encoding 30S ribosomal protein S2, with the translated sequence MAVVTMRQLLESGVHFGHQTRRWNPKMKRFILTDRNGIYIIDLQQSLAYIDRSYAFIKETVAKGGTIMFVGTKKQAQEAIAEQATRVGMPYVNQRWLGGMLTNFQTVHQRINRLKELDEVNFDDVAGSGRTKKELLQMKRERDKLEKTLGGIREMGRTPSAVWIVDTKKEHLAVEEARKLRIPIVGILDTNCDPDEVDFPIPGNDDAIRAVGLLTRVVADAVAEGLIARSGGKSEGTEGATAEEPLAEWERELLATPAAEATEAKTEETPAADAKTEETPAADAKAEETPAAEATEAKTEETPAADAAEETPAAEATEAKTEA